From a single Coriobacteriaceae bacterium genomic region:
- a CDS encoding metalloregulator ArsR/SmtB family transcription factor, with protein MSDHADETKTGIEATEPIVPTTCSPEDLPDEELLYDLADLFKVFSDTTRIKILYALMGRELCVADIAEATETSQSAVSHQLRTLKQSHLVKFRRDGRNILYSLADDHVYTMLNQGMSHICE; from the coding sequence ATGAGCGACCACGCTGATGAAACAAAGACTGGCATCGAGGCCACCGAGCCGATCGTTCCCACCACCTGCTCGCCCGAGGACCTTCCCGACGAGGAGCTGCTGTACGACCTTGCCGACCTGTTCAAGGTCTTCAGCGACACCACGCGCATCAAGATTCTCTACGCCCTCATGGGCCGCGAGCTCTGCGTGGCAGACATCGCCGAAGCGACCGAGACCTCGCAGTCCGCGGTGTCGCACCAGCTGCGCACGCTTAAGCAGTCGCACCTGGTCAAGTTCCGCCGCGACGGCCGCAACATCCTCTACTCGCTTGCCGACGATCACGTCTACACCATGCTCAACCAGGGCATGAGCCATATCTGCGAATAG
- a CDS encoding 3'-5' exonuclease: MNVSQALEYERQPFIPMFIYGDHGAMESERQKGEEALKVLETEYFTAEGDPSFDFATVRDLADRNRDLCDQIGEARLRNVTPATLSRGLSDADTCAAIGKMQKRTAASVMREIRGDRDALGVAYARKPIQGTVLGIDIETTGRAPERGYIINVGWEIMELTSDAVPHDAEAHYCGLPDIYRGEDVPLSNIHHITWDDIDGKKPFRENKELQKQLLKLMKKYPYMAHNAAFEDSWFKIHLDGYAEARRAGKIIIIDSRQICRSLDADVRSLPRESAPAALENWARRRGTLAADANEQHLGLDDTDLMLRTVQAEFNLKNLFAK; this comes from the coding sequence ATGAACGTTTCACAAGCACTCGAATACGAGCGCCAGCCGTTTATTCCCATGTTTATCTATGGCGATCACGGCGCCATGGAGTCCGAGCGCCAGAAGGGCGAGGAGGCCCTTAAGGTGCTCGAAACCGAGTACTTTACCGCCGAGGGCGACCCCAGCTTCGACTTTGCCACCGTGCGCGACCTGGCTGACCGCAACCGCGACCTGTGCGACCAGATTGGCGAGGCGCGCCTGCGCAACGTGACGCCCGCGACGCTTTCGCGCGGCCTGTCCGATGCCGACACCTGCGCCGCCATCGGCAAGATGCAAAAGCGCACCGCCGCGTCGGTCATGCGCGAGATCCGCGGCGACCGCGACGCGCTCGGCGTGGCCTACGCCCGCAAGCCCATCCAGGGCACCGTGCTCGGTATCGACATCGAGACCACCGGCCGTGCACCCGAGCGCGGTTATATCATCAATGTGGGTTGGGAAATCATGGAGCTCACCAGCGACGCCGTCCCGCACGACGCCGAGGCGCACTACTGCGGTCTGCCCGACATCTACCGCGGCGAGGATGTGCCGTTGTCGAATATCCACCACATCACCTGGGACGACATCGACGGCAAAAAGCCATTCCGCGAGAACAAGGAACTGCAGAAGCAGCTGCTCAAGCTTATGAAGAAGTACCCGTACATGGCGCACAACGCCGCCTTTGAGGACAGTTGGTTCAAGATCCACCTGGACGGCTACGCCGAGGCACGCCGCGCCGGCAAGATCATCATCATCGATTCACGCCAGATCTGCCGCAGCCTGGATGCCGACGTCCGCTCGCTCCCCCGCGAATCCGCGCCCGCCGCGCTCGAGAACTGGGCCCGCCGCCGCGGCACCCTCGCTGCCGACGCCAACGAGCAGCATCTGGGCCTGGACGACACCGATCTCATGCTCCGCACGGTTCAGGCCGAGTTCAACCTCAAGAACCTGTTTGCCAAGTAG
- a CDS encoding arsenic efflux protein → MDLLIDILLDAGKDTLSLAPFLLVTYLALETLEHVAGDRVNGAIKRAGAAGPVAGSLLGIVPQCGFSAMAATLYAGRVVTLGTLVAVFLSTSDEMLPLLLAEQVPVQTMAMLLASKALIALVTGFIVDAAIRGLRRNSRAHAAIRRTVLGTAANPAHVNCAHDDHTGGDIIDEVAEAGVSADHIHELCERDHCGCDDDEDEHERDHGHSHDHGHAGEHEHHHGHGHDHGHSHEGAPVLSIIRSAISHTVQVSVFIFLVTLILVAVLETFGESAIEQFLRGNETLAVLGSALVGLIPNCSASVVITQLYLEGALQLAPMLAGTLISAGVGYLVLFRTNRSARENAVFLVMMYVIGAGWGLILSAFGL, encoded by the coding sequence ATGGATTTGCTGATTGATATTCTGCTCGACGCCGGCAAGGACACGCTCTCGCTGGCGCCGTTTTTGTTGGTGACGTATCTTGCTCTCGAGACACTTGAGCACGTTGCGGGCGACCGCGTCAACGGCGCTATCAAGCGCGCCGGCGCTGCGGGTCCCGTGGCTGGCTCGCTGCTGGGCATTGTGCCGCAGTGCGGATTTTCGGCCATGGCAGCAACGCTGTACGCCGGCCGTGTCGTGACGCTGGGCACGCTGGTCGCCGTGTTCCTCTCGACCTCCGATGAGATGCTGCCGCTGTTGCTCGCCGAGCAGGTGCCCGTGCAGACCATGGCGATGCTTTTGGCTTCGAAGGCACTGATCGCGCTGGTCACGGGCTTTATCGTGGACGCGGCTATCCGCGGCCTTCGTCGTAATTCCCGCGCGCATGCGGCGATTCGCCGTACCGTGCTGGGGACCGCTGCCAATCCGGCTCATGTGAACTGCGCGCACGACGACCATACCGGGGGCGACATCATTGATGAAGTGGCCGAGGCGGGCGTGAGCGCCGACCACATCCACGAGTTGTGCGAGCGCGACCATTGCGGTTGCGATGATGATGAAGATGAACACGAGCGCGACCACGGACACAGCCATGACCACGGTCACGCAGGCGAGCATGAGCACCACCACGGCCATGGGCACGACCACGGTCACTCCCACGAAGGTGCGCCCGTCCTGTCGATTATCCGCAGCGCGATCTCGCACACCGTGCAGGTTTCGGTTTTTATTTTCCTGGTGACGCTGATTCTAGTTGCCGTGCTCGAGACCTTCGGAGAGTCCGCGATCGAGCAGTTCCTGCGTGGCAACGAGACGCTCGCCGTCTTGGGCTCGGCACTCGTCGGCCTGATCCCCAACTGCTCGGCCAGCGTGGTCATTACGCAGCTGTACCTGGAGGGCGCGCTACAGCTGGCGCCGATGCTCGCCGGCACGCTCATTTCCGCCGGCGTGGGCTATCTTGTCCTGTTCCGCACCAACCGCAGCGCTCGTGAAAACGCCGTGTTCCTGGTCATGATGTACGTCATCGGCGCCGGCTGGGGCCTTATCCTATCCGCCTTCGGCCTCTAA
- a CDS encoding DUF188 domain-containing protein has protein sequence MPRTLFIDADACPVTRESIDCARRAGVAVVIAGNSTQNLERHIRRDDPRDVEHARRGFWVTTLDVSVGADSADFAIVERLQAGDVVVTQDIGLASMVLGRDAAAIGVRGRVYDKATIDMQLFIRHEEKKVRRAGGRTRGPAAFTSEDRARFKRNLTELLR, from the coding sequence ATGCCGCGAACGCTCTTTATTGATGCAGACGCCTGCCCGGTCACGCGCGAGTCGATTGACTGCGCGCGGCGGGCGGGCGTCGCCGTCGTTATCGCCGGCAACAGCACACAGAACCTGGAACGCCACATTCGCCGCGACGATCCGCGCGACGTCGAGCATGCGCGACGCGGATTTTGGGTCACGACGCTCGATGTGAGCGTGGGCGCCGACAGCGCCGACTTTGCCATTGTCGAACGCCTGCAGGCGGGCGATGTAGTCGTGACGCAGGACATTGGCTTGGCGAGCATGGTGCTCGGGCGCGATGCCGCCGCCATCGGCGTGCGCGGGCGCGTCTACGATAAGGCGACCATCGACATGCAACTGTTTATTCGCCACGAGGAAAAGAAGGTGCGCCGCGCCGGCGGTCGCACTCGCGGTCCGGCGGCATTTACCAGCGAAGACCGGGCCCGCTTTAAGCGCAACCTCACCGAGCTGCTGCGCTAA
- a CDS encoding DUF308 domain-containing protein, whose product MGIFKNDDQKSSQFGFDEKSMAGKAVKAVRWIYAITGVLALIAGIALLFAPAKSLVFLTTVLGFYFVITAAIRLFTAIFEPLLPTGWRVTSIISNLLIILGGVIILRNQAFSTATLTTMVVIVAGFGWIVEGVMSILESELSSNRALAILSGALSIIAGMFVFIYPLWSAKMLVIFSGAALLVFGVTLIVRAIQFGKLVH is encoded by the coding sequence ATGGGCATCTTTAAGAACGATGACCAAAAATCGAGCCAGTTTGGATTTGACGAGAAAAGCATGGCGGGCAAAGCCGTCAAGGCCGTACGCTGGATTTACGCCATCACGGGCGTCTTAGCGCTCATTGCTGGTATCGCGCTGCTTTTTGCACCCGCCAAGTCCCTCGTCTTTTTGACGACTGTCCTGGGTTTTTACTTTGTAATCACTGCTGCCATCAGACTGTTCACTGCCATTTTTGAGCCACTGCTGCCCACCGGCTGGCGCGTGACGAGCATCATCTCCAACCTACTCATTATCTTGGGCGGCGTCATAATCCTGCGCAACCAGGCCTTCTCGACCGCGACGCTCACCACGATGGTGGTTATCGTGGCCGGCTTTGGCTGGATCGTCGAAGGTGTCATGTCCATTCTGGAGTCCGAGCTTTCGTCCAACCGTGCCCTCGCCATCCTGAGCGGCGCGCTCTCCATCATCGCCGGCATGTTCGTGTTTATCTATCCGCTGTGGTCGGCCAAGATGCTCGTCATCTTTAGCGGCGCCGCACTGCTGGTGTTTGGCGTAACGCTGATTGTTCGCGCTATTCAATTTGGCAAACTGGTGCACTAG
- a CDS encoding nitroreductase family protein gives MNEAVPAAPVSAESMAKQGCEKLGLDAFDALVRCARTCRRFDESMRVPRELLLELAELAHLTPCGANAQRLRFHVVSGAEDCARVFDELAWAGALKDWPGPDEGERPTGYIAILAERAVPGKPAAPITEVDTGIAAQTMMLAARSATPEVAACMFKAFTPHAIDAMGLDSDKYELKLIMAFGVPAETQVIDAIDSNPDGSINYWRDEAQVHHVPKRPLADVLV, from the coding sequence ATGAACGAAGCAGTTCCCGCAGCGCCGGTAAGCGCTGAGTCGATGGCAAAGCAGGGTTGCGAAAAGCTCGGCTTGGACGCGTTTGATGCGTTGGTTCGCTGCGCCCGCACGTGCCGTCGCTTTGACGAGTCCATGCGCGTGCCGCGTGAGCTTTTGCTTGAGCTGGCGGAGCTGGCGCACCTGACTCCCTGTGGTGCCAATGCTCAGCGTCTGCGTTTTCATGTGGTAAGCGGTGCAGAGGACTGCGCGCGTGTATTTGACGAGCTTGCATGGGCCGGTGCGCTCAAGGATTGGCCGGGTCCCGATGAGGGCGAGCGCCCGACCGGCTACATCGCGATTCTTGCCGAGCGCGCCGTTCCGGGTAAGCCCGCCGCTCCTATTACTGAGGTCGACACGGGCATTGCCGCGCAGACGATGATGCTCGCCGCCCGCAGCGCCACGCCCGAGGTGGCTGCCTGCATGTTCAAGGCCTTTACGCCCCACGCGATCGATGCCATGGGGCTCGATAGCGACAAGTATGAGCTCAAGCTGATCATGGCGTTTGGCGTTCCGGCCGAGACGCAGGTGATCGATGCGATCGATTCCAACCCCGACGGCTCAATTAATTACTGGCGCGACGAGGCGCAGGTGCACCACGTACCCAAGCGCCCGCTTGCCGACGTACTGGTGTAG
- a CDS encoding histidine phosphatase family protein produces the protein MADLYLVRHGQTELNVQNILQGGHDSPLTARGREQALATRAAFEARGVTFDRVYSSPLGRARHTAELIAGEGRSIELVDDLREWHLGSLEGTSNREMPPQPWGDYPVAFGGESEGELQSRMVAALSHIMARPQHDCVLAVSHGSSCQEFLEYVTGRGELPDNGAVLHFGYCDGAFSLLDW, from the coding sequence GTGGCAGATTTGTATTTGGTGCGGCATGGGCAGACTGAGCTCAATGTGCAGAACATTTTGCAGGGTGGGCACGATTCGCCGCTTACGGCGCGCGGGCGCGAGCAGGCGCTGGCGACGCGCGCGGCGTTTGAGGCGCGTGGCGTGACCTTTGACCGTGTGTATTCCTCGCCGTTGGGCCGGGCGCGGCATACGGCTGAGCTAATTGCTGGTGAGGGCCGCTCGATAGAGCTGGTCGATGACCTGCGCGAGTGGCATTTGGGCTCGCTGGAGGGTACATCAAATCGCGAGATGCCGCCGCAGCCCTGGGGTGATTATCCGGTGGCCTTTGGTGGCGAGTCTGAAGGCGAGCTCCAGTCGCGCATGGTCGCGGCGCTGTCCCACATCATGGCCAGGCCGCAGCACGACTGTGTGCTGGCAGTCTCCCACGGCTCTTCCTGCCAGGAGTTTCTTGAGTATGTGACTGGCAGGGGAGAGCTACCCGACAACGGTGCCGTGCTTCATTTTGGCTATTGCGACGGTGCGTTTTCGCTCCTTGATTGGTAA
- a CDS encoding histidine phosphatase family protein has translation MNKDLYLVRHGQTIFNLKRIIQGWSDSPLTQLGCDQAARAGMFLRARGIEPDHAYTSTLHRTEQTIANLWPGLAYERLDGLREWFFGDFEAERVMLMPERPWRDFYRQFGGEGQMQVRERMAATITDLMRRPDHECVLAVSHGSAIKEFLDHVRGAAADERERVPGNCSVLHFAFDDAADTFELVEVFTQEDYARELGLEPLVATAGPQRG, from the coding sequence ATGAATAAAGACCTGTATCTGGTTCGTCATGGGCAGACAATATTCAACCTTAAGCGCATTATTCAGGGTTGGAGTGACTCGCCGCTCACGCAGCTGGGATGCGACCAGGCGGCGCGTGCCGGCATGTTCTTACGTGCGCGCGGCATTGAACCCGATCATGCCTACACCTCCACACTTCATCGCACCGAGCAGACTATCGCCAACCTGTGGCCGGGCTTGGCGTACGAGCGCCTGGACGGTCTGCGTGAGTGGTTCTTTGGCGACTTTGAGGCCGAGCGCGTGATGCTTATGCCCGAGCGCCCGTGGCGAGATTTCTATCGTCAGTTTGGCGGCGAGGGCCAGATGCAGGTGCGCGAGCGCATGGCGGCGACGATAACCGATCTTATGCGACGTCCGGACCACGAGTGCGTGCTCGCGGTGAGCCACGGTTCGGCTATCAAGGAGTTTTTGGACCACGTGCGGGGCGCGGCGGCCGACGAGCGCGAACGCGTGCCGGGCAACTGCTCAGTGCTGCATTTTGCGTTTGACGATGCGGCCGATACGTTTGAACTGGTCGAAGTCTTTACGCAGGAAGACTACGCGCGCGAGCTGGGGCTTGAACCGCTCGTGGCTACTGCGGGTCCGCAGCGCGGATAA
- a CDS encoding DUF1015 domain-containing protein, which produces MKALPFPCIRPAQDRVLEALPAMGSILSGNDALRGALADGLMLKDPGAAYYVYECSGEPGRVTGVVAICPVGALAGGDAVAADTTAAARAIADLKVQPRPVTLVYEASPVMDIILGAAKEGASLYAVTDPAGITHRVWEVKREDAVGAIRAMLDQAPEPALADDPAYAVALVEASQLLADDARAAGTYTGKEPFNFAVAALFPAAQVSGGAAQVPTGLLTHQVARF; this is translated from the coding sequence ATGAAAGCACTTCCGTTTCCCTGCATCCGCCCGGCTCAGGACCGCGTGCTCGAGGCGCTGCCTGCAATGGGCAGCATCCTGAGCGGCAACGATGCTCTGCGCGGAGCCCTTGCCGATGGTCTGATGCTCAAGGACCCGGGTGCGGCGTATTACGTGTACGAATGCTCGGGCGAGCCGGGACGTGTGACGGGTGTCGTGGCGATCTGCCCGGTTGGTGCGCTGGCGGGCGGCGACGCGGTTGCCGCCGATACGACCGCCGCTGCGCGCGCAATCGCCGACCTCAAGGTACAGCCCCGTCCCGTAACGCTTGTCTACGAAGCCTCTCCCGTCATGGATATCATCCTCGGCGCCGCAAAAGAGGGCGCTTCACTCTATGCCGTCACCGACCCCGCCGGCATTACGCACCGCGTGTGGGAGGTCAAGCGCGAGGACGCCGTCGGGGCCATCCGCGCCATGCTCGACCAGGCGCCGGAGCCGGCACTGGCCGACGACCCTGCCTACGCTGTCGCACTAGTCGAGGCATCACAGCTCCTGGCCGACGATGCACGTGCCGCCGGCACCTACACGGGCAAAGAGCCGTTCAACTTTGCCGTAGCTGCGCTCTTCCCCGCCGCGCAGGTCAGCGGCGGCGCGGCGCAGGTTCCGACGGGTCTGCTCACGCACCAGGTCGCGCGGTTCTAG
- a CDS encoding M20 family metallopeptidase, whose translation MVDTDFAWRLTQGLVRIDSSDPGAYEDEIERYIKALVEERLAQLSYPVLDAVQIAEHEVLPGRRNLMVTVPGQSDEPRLVYICHLDTVTLGDGWDADIPPLGAIVRNDKLYGRGACDMKGGLACAIAALVHTLERVVADGALPRRGFSLICSVDEEDFMRGSEAAIDAGWVGSREWMLDTEPTDGQIQVAHKGRTWFEIEMAGVTAHASQPWKGADAVAAMAEAVCSLRRAFAALPVHNELGPSTITFGQIEGGYRPHVVPDRAKVWVDMRLTPPTDTAAAKRMVELAIAGAEAAVPGCHGSYTVTGDRPAIERDPNSPLLAALKRAADDVTDADTTVGFFTGYTDTAVIAGKTGNRNCMSYGPGSLALAHKPNEYVPHADIVRCQQVLIALADNVLWDASGQVGA comes from the coding sequence ATGGTTGATACAGATTTTGCTTGGCGGCTTACGCAAGGGCTCGTGCGGATCGACAGTTCAGACCCGGGTGCGTATGAGGACGAGATTGAGCGCTATATCAAAGCGTTGGTTGAGGAACGGTTGGCGCAGCTGAGCTATCCGGTACTCGATGCCGTGCAGATTGCAGAGCACGAAGTACTCCCCGGACGCCGCAATCTAATGGTCACCGTGCCGGGCCAAAGCGACGAGCCACGGCTCGTCTACATCTGCCATTTGGATACCGTCACCTTGGGCGATGGCTGGGACGCGGACATTCCGCCGCTCGGAGCGATCGTGCGCAACGATAAGCTCTACGGCCGTGGTGCCTGCGATATGAAGGGTGGCCTGGCCTGCGCCATTGCCGCGCTGGTCCATACGCTCGAGCGCGTGGTGGCGGATGGCGCGCTGCCGCGTCGCGGCTTTTCGCTCATCTGCTCGGTCGACGAGGAAGATTTTATGCGCGGCTCAGAGGCCGCGATCGATGCTGGCTGGGTCGGCTCGCGCGAATGGATGCTGGACACCGAGCCCACCGACGGACAGATCCAGGTGGCGCACAAGGGGCGTACGTGGTTCGAGATTGAAATGGCTGGCGTGACGGCGCATGCGAGCCAGCCCTGGAAGGGCGCGGATGCCGTCGCCGCCATGGCCGAGGCCGTGTGCTCGCTTCGCCGCGCATTTGCGGCGCTGCCCGTGCATAATGAGCTGGGGCCTTCGACCATCACGTTTGGCCAAATCGAGGGCGGATATCGCCCCCATGTCGTGCCCGACCGCGCCAAAGTCTGGGTCGACATGCGTCTGACGCCTCCGACCGATACGGCCGCCGCGAAGCGCATGGTAGAGCTGGCCATCGCCGGCGCCGAAGCCGCGGTCCCCGGTTGCCATGGCAGCTACACCGTGACGGGCGACCGCCCCGCCATCGAGCGCGACCCGAACTCTCCCCTTCTAGCAGCGCTCAAGCGTGCCGCCGATGACGTGACGGACGCGGACACGACCGTCGGCTTCTTTACCGGCTACACCGACACCGCCGTCATTGCCGGCAAGACAGGTAACCGCAATTGCATGAGCTACGGTCCCGGGTCGCTCGCGCTCGCGCACAAGCCCAACGAATATGTGCCCCACGCCGATATCGTTCGTTGTCAGCAGGTGCTAATCGCGCTCGCCGATAACGTGCTCTGGGACGCGAGCGGCCAAGTTGGGGCATAA
- a CDS encoding phosphoglycerate dehydrogenase, whose translation MRKIKTIDDITKDGKVEFGEGYEFVSTAEEADAILMRSTDLHGYELPEGIRAIARCGAGVNNIPVEEYAKKGVVVFNSPGANSNAVKELVLGMLVLSSRGVVQSMNWVRDNADDPEIQVDAEKAKKAFVGRELKGKRIGVIGLGNVGSKVANACVDLGMDVYGYDPFISVEHAWVLSREVQRVGTLEDLCRGCDYLTVHVPSKADTIGMISTEQINLLAPDAVLINYARETIIDEDAVDAALREGKLSWFSCDFATPKTVKMPNTFITTHSGAGTGEAEANCADMAISELKDYLENGNIAHSVNYPACSMGKARAASRIACLHANVPNMIGQITAILAKDNANVQRMTNESAGENAYTMFDTDEHLDSSTIEALKQIPSMYRVRVIK comes from the coding sequence ATGCGCAAGATCAAAACCATCGACGACATCACCAAAGACGGCAAGGTCGAGTTTGGTGAGGGCTACGAGTTTGTGAGCACCGCCGAAGAGGCCGACGCCATTCTGATGCGCTCGACCGACCTGCACGGCTACGAGCTGCCCGAGGGCATCCGCGCCATCGCCCGCTGCGGCGCCGGCGTCAACAACATCCCCGTCGAGGAGTACGCCAAGAAGGGCGTCGTCGTCTTTAACTCCCCCGGCGCCAACAGCAACGCCGTTAAGGAGCTCGTCCTAGGCATGCTGGTGCTCTCGAGCCGCGGCGTGGTGCAATCAATGAACTGGGTGCGTGACAACGCCGACGACCCCGAGATTCAGGTCGATGCCGAAAAGGCCAAGAAGGCCTTTGTGGGCCGCGAGCTCAAGGGCAAGCGCATCGGTGTCATCGGCCTGGGCAACGTGGGCTCCAAGGTCGCCAACGCCTGCGTCGATCTGGGCATGGACGTTTACGGCTACGACCCGTTCATTTCCGTCGAGCACGCGTGGGTGCTGAGCCGCGAGGTGCAGCGCGTGGGCACGCTCGAGGATCTCTGCCGCGGCTGCGACTACCTCACCGTGCACGTGCCCAGCAAGGCCGACACCATCGGCATGATCAGCACCGAACAGATTAACCTGCTGGCACCGGACGCCGTGCTCATCAACTACGCGCGCGAAACCATCATTGACGAGGACGCCGTCGACGCCGCCCTGCGCGAGGGCAAGCTCAGCTGGTTTAGCTGCGACTTCGCCACGCCCAAGACGGTCAAGATGCCCAATACGTTTATCACCACGCACTCGGGCGCCGGCACCGGCGAGGCCGAGGCCAACTGCGCCGACATGGCCATCAGCGAGCTCAAGGATTACCTGGAGAACGGCAACATCGCACACAGCGTCAACTACCCCGCCTGCAGCATGGGCAAGGCGCGCGCTGCAAGCCGCATTGCCTGCCTGCATGCCAACGTGCCCAACATGATCGGCCAGATCACGGCCATCCTGGCCAAGGACAACGCCAACGTGCAGCGTATGACCAACGAGTCCGCCGGCGAGAACGCCTACACCATGTTCGACACCGACGAACACCTAGACAGCAGCACCATCGAGGCGCTCAAGCAGATTCCGTCGATGTATCGCGTGCGCGTGATCAAGTAG
- the serC gene encoding 3-phosphoserine/phosphohydroxythreonine transaminase — translation MARVHNFSAGPAALPTSVLAEIADEMMDYRGCGMSVLEMSHRSSMYQQIIDDAEATLRRLLSIPNNYHVLFLQGGATLQFAGIPMNLMRRGRAGYVVTGNFANKAYKEADKYGEAVLLASSEDTNFDRIPDMADINARIAAEAAGDGLDYVYICQNNTIFGTMYHELPACGDVPLVADVSSCFLSQPLDVERYGLIYAGAQKNAGAAGVTVVIVRDDLIADGPAFAQTPQYMDLKAQAAKGSMLNTPNTFGIYVCGKVFHWVEETGGLAAMAERNWAKANLLYDLLEHSELFHGTTQEDSRSIANVTFRTGDADLDAAFVAGAAEHQIQNVKGHRLVGGMRASVYNAVTMEDVQALTSYMKDFETQRSLSPRSN, via the coding sequence ATGGCACGTGTGCACAACTTCTCAGCTGGCCCGGCCGCACTGCCCACAAGCGTGCTCGCCGAGATCGCCGACGAGATGATGGACTACCGCGGTTGCGGCATGTCCGTGCTCGAGATGAGCCATCGATCTAGCATGTACCAGCAGATCATCGACGACGCCGAGGCAACCCTGCGTCGCCTGCTGAGCATCCCGAACAACTACCACGTCCTATTTTTGCAGGGCGGCGCCACGCTACAGTTTGCGGGCATCCCGATGAACCTCATGCGCCGCGGCCGCGCCGGCTACGTCGTGACCGGCAACTTTGCCAACAAGGCATACAAAGAAGCCGACAAGTACGGCGAGGCCGTGCTGCTCGCGAGCTCCGAGGACACCAACTTCGACCGCATCCCCGACATGGCCGACATCAACGCGCGCATTGCCGCCGAGGCCGCGGGCGACGGGCTCGACTACGTTTACATCTGCCAGAACAACACCATCTTTGGCACCATGTACCACGAGCTGCCCGCTTGCGGCGACGTACCGCTGGTCGCAGATGTCTCGAGCTGCTTTCTGTCGCAGCCGCTCGACGTCGAGCGCTACGGGCTCATCTACGCCGGCGCTCAGAAAAACGCCGGCGCCGCGGGCGTGACCGTGGTTATCGTGCGCGACGACCTCATCGCCGACGGCCCCGCCTTTGCGCAGACACCGCAGTACATGGACCTTAAGGCCCAGGCCGCCAAGGGCTCCATGCTCAACACGCCCAACACCTTTGGCATCTACGTGTGCGGCAAGGTGTTCCATTGGGTCGAGGAGACCGGCGGACTTGCCGCCATGGCCGAGCGCAACTGGGCCAAGGCCAACCTGCTCTACGACCTGCTCGAGCACAGCGAGCTGTTCCACGGCACCACGCAGGAGGACAGCCGCTCCATCGCCAACGTCACGTTCCGTACCGGCGATGCCGACCTCGACGCCGCCTTTGTCGCAGGCGCGGCCGAGCACCAGATTCAAAACGTCAAGGGCCATCGCCTGGTGGGCGGCATGCGCGCCAGCGTCTACAACGCCGTAACCATGGAAGATGTGCAGGCACTGACCTCGTACATGAAGGACTTCGAAACGCAGCGTAGTTTGAGCCCGCGATCTAACTAG